The Gasterosteus aculeatus chromosome 17, fGasAcu3.hap1.1, whole genome shotgun sequence genome includes a window with the following:
- the arhgef3 gene encoding rho guanine nucleotide exchange factor 3 isoform X4, whose protein sequence is MQAGDGGQRGQRSKLQKKTSTFSLLSPDSWSLKGKKRKQASRDADSLSLCSLDINEPGTKRSKLVSRVTSLANLLPPVKAAPLKRIGQTLQRSISFRNESQMEREAPPPASSSSSSSSRMKRRVISATLSNPSSSMTAARVATATAPASKRRDSKLWSETFDVRLGATQPLSPKEIKRQEAIFELAQGEQDLVEDLRLAKKAYHDPMLKLSIMTEQELNQIFGTLDSLIPLHEDLLSHLRDARKPDGSTEHVGRILTDWLPCLSCYTSYCSNQVKAKALLDQKKQDRRVQDFLQRCLQSPFSRKLDLWNFLDIPRSRLVKYPLLLREILKHTASEHPDRQHLDQAMLMVQSVVADINRRTGESECQYYKDRLLYSEDGQRDELIARSRTLSCHGELKNNRGLKLHVFLFQDVLVITRSASLNDQPVGYQLCRRPIPIRQLDLEDLSDGEMRVGGSIRGAFSNNERTKNFFRVSDRTGGALQSHCFQASDAFNKQQWINCIRQAKEAAALTADQPPQTGRRPETGPGGRLGPLGEMGPSLCAVLGLEGETGTRGETETGPGPKGEAGVSSAGRETGLGAPMEGETGLALRKTDGGGGALGGAAHDDPASPLSSASPCAEEQKRQLTEEGRSGTDEVVMDTSEVVDARC, encoded by the exons aagaagaggaagcaggccAGCAGGGATGCAGACTCTCTCAGCCTCTGCAGTCTTGACATCAAC gaGCCCGGCACCAAGCGCAGTAAGCTGGTGTCCAGGGTGACGTCGCTGGCCAACCTGCTGCCGCCCGTCAAGGCCGCGCCGCTGAAGAGGATCGGCCAGACGCTGCAG cgcTCCATCAGTTTCCGTAATGAGagtcagatggagagagaggctcctcctcctgcctcctcctcctcctcctcctcttccagaaTGAAGAGGCGCGTTATCTCGGCAACTCTCTCCAACCCGTCCTCCTCCATGACTGCGGCGCGGGTTGCCACGGCGACGGCCCCGGCCTCCAAGCGGCGCGACAGCAAGCTCTGGAGCGAGACGTTCGACGTCCGACTGGGAGCGACTCAGCCTCTGAGCCCCAAAGAGATAAAACGACAAGAG GCTATATTTGAGTTGGCTCAGGGCGAGCAGGACCTGGTGGAGGACCTCAGGTTGgccaaaaag gcCTACCATGACCCGATGCtgaagctgtcaatcatgacGGAGCAGGAGCTGAACCAGATCTTTGGCACTCTGGACTCGCTGATACCCCTGCATGAAG ACCTGCTGAGTCACCTGCGGGACGCCAGGAAACCCGACGGCTCCACGGAACACGTGGGACGCATCCTGACCGACTGG CTCCCCTGTCTCTCCTGCTACACCTCGTACTGCAGCAACCAGGTGAAGGCCAAGGCCCTGCTGGACCAGAAGAAGCAGGATCGGCGGGTGCAGGACTTCCTGCAGCGCTGCCTCCAGTCGCCCTTCAGCAGGAAGTTGGACCTGTGGAACTTCTTGGACATCCCCCGCAGCCGGCTGGTGAAATacccgctgctgctgcgggAGATCCTGAAGCACACGGCCAGCGAGCACCCGGACCGGCAGCACCTGGACCAGGCG ATGCTGATGGTTCAGAGCGTGGTGGCGGACATCAACAGGCGGACGGGAGAGTCCGAGTGTCAGTACTACAAAGACCGCCTGCTGTACTCGGAGGACGGACAGAGGGACGAGCTCATCGCCCGGTCCAGGACCCTCAGCTGCCACGGAGAACTGAAGAACAACAGAGGCCTC AAGCTCCACGTCTTCCTCTTCCAGGACGTCCTCGTCATCACCAGGTCCGCTTCGCTGAACGACCAGCCGGTCGGCTACCAGCTGTGCCGCCGGCCGATCCCCATCCGGCAGCTGGACCTGGAGGACCTATCGGACGGAGAGATGAGAGTGGGCGGGTCCATACGAGGGGCCTTCAGCAACAACGAGCGCA CGAAGAACTTTTTCCGTGTTTCGGACCGGACGGGCGGCGCCCTGCAGAGCCACTGCTTCCAGGCCAGCGACGCCTTCAACAAGCAGCAGTGGATCAACTGCATCAGACAGGCCAAAGAGGCCGCGGCGCTGACCGCGGACCAGCCCCCGCAGACGGGACGACGTCCGGAGACGGGCCCGGGGGGACGGCTCGGGCCGCTCGGCGAGATGGGCCCGAGCTTGTGCGCCGTTCTTGGGCTTGAGGGCGAAACGGGGACGCGGGGGGAGACGGAAACAGGGCCGGGTCCTAAAGGAGAG gccGGAGTGAGCTCGGCGGGTAGGGAGACGGGTTTGGGCGCGCCGATGGAGGGTGAGACGGGGCTGGCGCTCCGTAAGACGGACGGAGGAGGGGGCGCTCTCGGCGGAGCCGCCCACGACGATcccgcctcccctctctcctccgcctccccctgTGCAGAGGAGCAAAAGAGGCAGCTGACGGAGGAGGGGCGGAGCGGCACCGACGAGGTTGTCATGGATACGAGCGAGGTCGTGGACGCCAGGTGCTGA
- the arhgef3 gene encoding rho guanine nucleotide exchange factor 3 isoform X1 — MQAGDGGQRGQRSKLQKKTSTFSLLSPDSWSLKGKKRKQASRDADSLSLCSLDINEPGTKRSKLVSRVTSLANLLPPVKAAPLKRIGQTLQRSISFRNESQMEREAPPPASSSSSSSSRMKRRVISATLSNPSSSMTAARVATATAPASKRRDSKLWSETFDVRLGATQPLSPKEIKRQEAIFELAQGEQDLVEDLRLAKKAYHDPMLKLSIMTEQELNQIFGTLDSLIPLHEDLLSHLRDARKPDGSTEHVGRILTDWLPCLSCYTSYCSNQVKAKALLDQKKQDRRVQDFLQRCLQSPFSRKLDLWNFLDIPRSRLVKYPLLLREILKHTASEHPDRQHLDQAMLMVQSVVADINRRTGESECQYYKDRLLYSEDGQRDELIARSRTLSCHGELKNNRGLKLHVFLFQDVLVITRSASLNDQPVGYQLCRRPIPIRQLDLEDLSDGEMRVGGSIRGAFSNNERTKNFFRVSDRTGGALQSHCFQASDAFNKQQWINCIRQAKEAAALTADQPPQTGRRPETGPGGRLGPLGEMGPSLCAVLGLEGETGTRGETETGPGPKGEAGDEDLGSGRGGDAGVSSAGRETGLGAPMEGETGLALRKTDGGGGALGGAAHDDPASPLSSASPCAEEQKRQLTEEGRSGTDEVVMDTSEVVDARC; from the exons aagaagaggaagcaggccAGCAGGGATGCAGACTCTCTCAGCCTCTGCAGTCTTGACATCAAC gaGCCCGGCACCAAGCGCAGTAAGCTGGTGTCCAGGGTGACGTCGCTGGCCAACCTGCTGCCGCCCGTCAAGGCCGCGCCGCTGAAGAGGATCGGCCAGACGCTGCAG cgcTCCATCAGTTTCCGTAATGAGagtcagatggagagagaggctcctcctcctgcctcctcctcctcctcctcctcttccagaaTGAAGAGGCGCGTTATCTCGGCAACTCTCTCCAACCCGTCCTCCTCCATGACTGCGGCGCGGGTTGCCACGGCGACGGCCCCGGCCTCCAAGCGGCGCGACAGCAAGCTCTGGAGCGAGACGTTCGACGTCCGACTGGGAGCGACTCAGCCTCTGAGCCCCAAAGAGATAAAACGACAAGAG GCTATATTTGAGTTGGCTCAGGGCGAGCAGGACCTGGTGGAGGACCTCAGGTTGgccaaaaag gcCTACCATGACCCGATGCtgaagctgtcaatcatgacGGAGCAGGAGCTGAACCAGATCTTTGGCACTCTGGACTCGCTGATACCCCTGCATGAAG ACCTGCTGAGTCACCTGCGGGACGCCAGGAAACCCGACGGCTCCACGGAACACGTGGGACGCATCCTGACCGACTGG CTCCCCTGTCTCTCCTGCTACACCTCGTACTGCAGCAACCAGGTGAAGGCCAAGGCCCTGCTGGACCAGAAGAAGCAGGATCGGCGGGTGCAGGACTTCCTGCAGCGCTGCCTCCAGTCGCCCTTCAGCAGGAAGTTGGACCTGTGGAACTTCTTGGACATCCCCCGCAGCCGGCTGGTGAAATacccgctgctgctgcgggAGATCCTGAAGCACACGGCCAGCGAGCACCCGGACCGGCAGCACCTGGACCAGGCG ATGCTGATGGTTCAGAGCGTGGTGGCGGACATCAACAGGCGGACGGGAGAGTCCGAGTGTCAGTACTACAAAGACCGCCTGCTGTACTCGGAGGACGGACAGAGGGACGAGCTCATCGCCCGGTCCAGGACCCTCAGCTGCCACGGAGAACTGAAGAACAACAGAGGCCTC AAGCTCCACGTCTTCCTCTTCCAGGACGTCCTCGTCATCACCAGGTCCGCTTCGCTGAACGACCAGCCGGTCGGCTACCAGCTGTGCCGCCGGCCGATCCCCATCCGGCAGCTGGACCTGGAGGACCTATCGGACGGAGAGATGAGAGTGGGCGGGTCCATACGAGGGGCCTTCAGCAACAACGAGCGCA CGAAGAACTTTTTCCGTGTTTCGGACCGGACGGGCGGCGCCCTGCAGAGCCACTGCTTCCAGGCCAGCGACGCCTTCAACAAGCAGCAGTGGATCAACTGCATCAGACAGGCCAAAGAGGCCGCGGCGCTGACCGCGGACCAGCCCCCGCAGACGGGACGACGTCCGGAGACGGGCCCGGGGGGACGGCTCGGGCCGCTCGGCGAGATGGGCCCGAGCTTGTGCGCCGTTCTTGGGCTTGAGGGCGAAACGGGGACGCGGGGGGAGACGGAAACAGGGCCGGGTCCTAAAGGAGAGGCCGGAGACGAGGACCTCggctcggggagggggggagacgccGGAGTGAGCTCGGCGGGTAGGGAGACGGGTTTGGGCGCGCCGATGGAGGGTGAGACGGGGCTGGCGCTCCGTAAGACGGACGGAGGAGGGGGCGCTCTCGGCGGAGCCGCCCACGACGATcccgcctcccctctctcctccgcctccccctgTGCAGAGGAGCAAAAGAGGCAGCTGACGGAGGAGGGGCGGAGCGGCACCGACGAGGTTGTCATGGATACGAGCGAGGTCGTGGACGCCAGGTGCTGA
- the arhgef3 gene encoding rho guanine nucleotide exchange factor 3 isoform X5 — MMGCCLFVYYRKKRKQASRDADSLSLCSLDINEPGTKRSKLVSRVTSLANLLPPVKAAPLKRIGQTLQRSISFRNESQMEREAPPPASSSSSSSSRMKRRVISATLSNPSSSMTAARVATATAPASKRRDSKLWSETFDVRLGATQPLSPKEIKRQEAIFELAQGEQDLVEDLRLAKKAYHDPMLKLSIMTEQELNQIFGTLDSLIPLHEDLLSHLRDARKPDGSTEHVGRILTDWLPCLSCYTSYCSNQVKAKALLDQKKQDRRVQDFLQRCLQSPFSRKLDLWNFLDIPRSRLVKYPLLLREILKHTASEHPDRQHLDQAMLMVQSVVADINRRTGESECQYYKDRLLYSEDGQRDELIARSRTLSCHGELKNNRGLKLHVFLFQDVLVITRSASLNDQPVGYQLCRRPIPIRQLDLEDLSDGEMRVGGSIRGAFSNNERTKNFFRVSDRTGGALQSHCFQASDAFNKQQWINCIRQAKEAAALTADQPPQTGRRPETGPGGRLGPLGEMGPSLCAVLGLEGETGTRGETETGPGPKGEAGDEDLGSGRGGDAGVSSAGRETGLGAPMEGETGLALRKTDGGGGALGGAAHDDPASPLSSASPCAEEQKRQLTEEGRSGTDEVVMDTSEVVDARC; from the exons ATGGGCTGCTGTCTGTTTGTTTACTATCGG aagaagaggaagcaggccAGCAGGGATGCAGACTCTCTCAGCCTCTGCAGTCTTGACATCAAC gaGCCCGGCACCAAGCGCAGTAAGCTGGTGTCCAGGGTGACGTCGCTGGCCAACCTGCTGCCGCCCGTCAAGGCCGCGCCGCTGAAGAGGATCGGCCAGACGCTGCAG cgcTCCATCAGTTTCCGTAATGAGagtcagatggagagagaggctcctcctcctgcctcctcctcctcctcctcctcttccagaaTGAAGAGGCGCGTTATCTCGGCAACTCTCTCCAACCCGTCCTCCTCCATGACTGCGGCGCGGGTTGCCACGGCGACGGCCCCGGCCTCCAAGCGGCGCGACAGCAAGCTCTGGAGCGAGACGTTCGACGTCCGACTGGGAGCGACTCAGCCTCTGAGCCCCAAAGAGATAAAACGACAAGAG GCTATATTTGAGTTGGCTCAGGGCGAGCAGGACCTGGTGGAGGACCTCAGGTTGgccaaaaag gcCTACCATGACCCGATGCtgaagctgtcaatcatgacGGAGCAGGAGCTGAACCAGATCTTTGGCACTCTGGACTCGCTGATACCCCTGCATGAAG ACCTGCTGAGTCACCTGCGGGACGCCAGGAAACCCGACGGCTCCACGGAACACGTGGGACGCATCCTGACCGACTGG CTCCCCTGTCTCTCCTGCTACACCTCGTACTGCAGCAACCAGGTGAAGGCCAAGGCCCTGCTGGACCAGAAGAAGCAGGATCGGCGGGTGCAGGACTTCCTGCAGCGCTGCCTCCAGTCGCCCTTCAGCAGGAAGTTGGACCTGTGGAACTTCTTGGACATCCCCCGCAGCCGGCTGGTGAAATacccgctgctgctgcgggAGATCCTGAAGCACACGGCCAGCGAGCACCCGGACCGGCAGCACCTGGACCAGGCG ATGCTGATGGTTCAGAGCGTGGTGGCGGACATCAACAGGCGGACGGGAGAGTCCGAGTGTCAGTACTACAAAGACCGCCTGCTGTACTCGGAGGACGGACAGAGGGACGAGCTCATCGCCCGGTCCAGGACCCTCAGCTGCCACGGAGAACTGAAGAACAACAGAGGCCTC AAGCTCCACGTCTTCCTCTTCCAGGACGTCCTCGTCATCACCAGGTCCGCTTCGCTGAACGACCAGCCGGTCGGCTACCAGCTGTGCCGCCGGCCGATCCCCATCCGGCAGCTGGACCTGGAGGACCTATCGGACGGAGAGATGAGAGTGGGCGGGTCCATACGAGGGGCCTTCAGCAACAACGAGCGCA CGAAGAACTTTTTCCGTGTTTCGGACCGGACGGGCGGCGCCCTGCAGAGCCACTGCTTCCAGGCCAGCGACGCCTTCAACAAGCAGCAGTGGATCAACTGCATCAGACAGGCCAAAGAGGCCGCGGCGCTGACCGCGGACCAGCCCCCGCAGACGGGACGACGTCCGGAGACGGGCCCGGGGGGACGGCTCGGGCCGCTCGGCGAGATGGGCCCGAGCTTGTGCGCCGTTCTTGGGCTTGAGGGCGAAACGGGGACGCGGGGGGAGACGGAAACAGGGCCGGGTCCTAAAGGAGAGGCCGGAGACGAGGACCTCggctcggggagggggggagacgccGGAGTGAGCTCGGCGGGTAGGGAGACGGGTTTGGGCGCGCCGATGGAGGGTGAGACGGGGCTGGCGCTCCGTAAGACGGACGGAGGAGGGGGCGCTCTCGGCGGAGCCGCCCACGACGATcccgcctcccctctctcctccgcctccccctgTGCAGAGGAGCAAAAGAGGCAGCTGACGGAGGAGGGGCGGAGCGGCACCGACGAGGTTGTCATGGATACGAGCGAGGTCGTGGACGCCAGGTGCTGA
- the arhgef3 gene encoding rho guanine nucleotide exchange factor 3 isoform X6 codes for MMGCCLFVYYRKRKQASRDADSLSLCSLDINEPGTKRSKLVSRVTSLANLLPPVKAAPLKRIGQTLQRSISFRNESQMEREAPPPASSSSSSSSRMKRRVISATLSNPSSSMTAARVATATAPASKRRDSKLWSETFDVRLGATQPLSPKEIKRQEAIFELAQGEQDLVEDLRLAKKAYHDPMLKLSIMTEQELNQIFGTLDSLIPLHEDLLSHLRDARKPDGSTEHVGRILTDWLPCLSCYTSYCSNQVKAKALLDQKKQDRRVQDFLQRCLQSPFSRKLDLWNFLDIPRSRLVKYPLLLREILKHTASEHPDRQHLDQAMLMVQSVVADINRRTGESECQYYKDRLLYSEDGQRDELIARSRTLSCHGELKNNRGLKLHVFLFQDVLVITRSASLNDQPVGYQLCRRPIPIRQLDLEDLSDGEMRVGGSIRGAFSNNERTKNFFRVSDRTGGALQSHCFQASDAFNKQQWINCIRQAKEAAALTADQPPQTGRRPETGPGGRLGPLGEMGPSLCAVLGLEGETGTRGETETGPGPKGEAGDEDLGSGRGGDAGVSSAGRETGLGAPMEGETGLALRKTDGGGGALGGAAHDDPASPLSSASPCAEEQKRQLTEEGRSGTDEVVMDTSEVVDARC; via the exons ATGGGCTGCTGTCTGTTTGTTTACTATCGG aagaggaagcaggccAGCAGGGATGCAGACTCTCTCAGCCTCTGCAGTCTTGACATCAAC gaGCCCGGCACCAAGCGCAGTAAGCTGGTGTCCAGGGTGACGTCGCTGGCCAACCTGCTGCCGCCCGTCAAGGCCGCGCCGCTGAAGAGGATCGGCCAGACGCTGCAG cgcTCCATCAGTTTCCGTAATGAGagtcagatggagagagaggctcctcctcctgcctcctcctcctcctcctcctcttccagaaTGAAGAGGCGCGTTATCTCGGCAACTCTCTCCAACCCGTCCTCCTCCATGACTGCGGCGCGGGTTGCCACGGCGACGGCCCCGGCCTCCAAGCGGCGCGACAGCAAGCTCTGGAGCGAGACGTTCGACGTCCGACTGGGAGCGACTCAGCCTCTGAGCCCCAAAGAGATAAAACGACAAGAG GCTATATTTGAGTTGGCTCAGGGCGAGCAGGACCTGGTGGAGGACCTCAGGTTGgccaaaaag gcCTACCATGACCCGATGCtgaagctgtcaatcatgacGGAGCAGGAGCTGAACCAGATCTTTGGCACTCTGGACTCGCTGATACCCCTGCATGAAG ACCTGCTGAGTCACCTGCGGGACGCCAGGAAACCCGACGGCTCCACGGAACACGTGGGACGCATCCTGACCGACTGG CTCCCCTGTCTCTCCTGCTACACCTCGTACTGCAGCAACCAGGTGAAGGCCAAGGCCCTGCTGGACCAGAAGAAGCAGGATCGGCGGGTGCAGGACTTCCTGCAGCGCTGCCTCCAGTCGCCCTTCAGCAGGAAGTTGGACCTGTGGAACTTCTTGGACATCCCCCGCAGCCGGCTGGTGAAATacccgctgctgctgcgggAGATCCTGAAGCACACGGCCAGCGAGCACCCGGACCGGCAGCACCTGGACCAGGCG ATGCTGATGGTTCAGAGCGTGGTGGCGGACATCAACAGGCGGACGGGAGAGTCCGAGTGTCAGTACTACAAAGACCGCCTGCTGTACTCGGAGGACGGACAGAGGGACGAGCTCATCGCCCGGTCCAGGACCCTCAGCTGCCACGGAGAACTGAAGAACAACAGAGGCCTC AAGCTCCACGTCTTCCTCTTCCAGGACGTCCTCGTCATCACCAGGTCCGCTTCGCTGAACGACCAGCCGGTCGGCTACCAGCTGTGCCGCCGGCCGATCCCCATCCGGCAGCTGGACCTGGAGGACCTATCGGACGGAGAGATGAGAGTGGGCGGGTCCATACGAGGGGCCTTCAGCAACAACGAGCGCA CGAAGAACTTTTTCCGTGTTTCGGACCGGACGGGCGGCGCCCTGCAGAGCCACTGCTTCCAGGCCAGCGACGCCTTCAACAAGCAGCAGTGGATCAACTGCATCAGACAGGCCAAAGAGGCCGCGGCGCTGACCGCGGACCAGCCCCCGCAGACGGGACGACGTCCGGAGACGGGCCCGGGGGGACGGCTCGGGCCGCTCGGCGAGATGGGCCCGAGCTTGTGCGCCGTTCTTGGGCTTGAGGGCGAAACGGGGACGCGGGGGGAGACGGAAACAGGGCCGGGTCCTAAAGGAGAGGCCGGAGACGAGGACCTCggctcggggagggggggagacgccGGAGTGAGCTCGGCGGGTAGGGAGACGGGTTTGGGCGCGCCGATGGAGGGTGAGACGGGGCTGGCGCTCCGTAAGACGGACGGAGGAGGGGGCGCTCTCGGCGGAGCCGCCCACGACGATcccgcctcccctctctcctccgcctccccctgTGCAGAGGAGCAAAAGAGGCAGCTGACGGAGGAGGGGCGGAGCGGCACCGACGAGGTTGTCATGGATACGAGCGAGGTCGTGGACGCCAGGTGCTGA
- the arhgef3 gene encoding rho guanine nucleotide exchange factor 3 isoform X3, whose protein sequence is MQAGDGGQRGQRSKLQKKTSTFSLLSPDSWSLKGKKRKQASRDADSLSLCSLDINEPGTKRSKLVSRVTSLANLLPPVKAAPLKRIGQTLQRSISFRNESQMEREAPPPASSSSSSSSRMKRRVISATLSNPSSSMTAARVATATAPASKRRDSKLWSETFDVRLGATQPLSPKEIKRQEAIFELAQGEQDLVEDLRLAKKAYHDPMLKLSIMTEQELNQIFGTLDSLIPLHEDLLSHLRDARKPDGSTEHVGRILTDWLPCLSCYTSYCSNQVKAKALLDQKKQDRRVQDFLQRCLQSPFSRKLDLWNFLDIPRSRLVKYPLLLREILKHTASEHPDRQHLDQAMLMVQSVVADINRRTGESECQYYKDRLLYSEDGQRDELIARSRTLSCHGELKNNRGLDVLVITRSASLNDQPVGYQLCRRPIPIRQLDLEDLSDGEMRVGGSIRGAFSNNERTKNFFRVSDRTGGALQSHCFQASDAFNKQQWINCIRQAKEAAALTADQPPQTGRRPETGPGGRLGPLGEMGPSLCAVLGLEGETGTRGETETGPGPKGEAGDEDLGSGRGGDAGVSSAGRETGLGAPMEGETGLALRKTDGGGGALGGAAHDDPASPLSSASPCAEEQKRQLTEEGRSGTDEVVMDTSEVVDARC, encoded by the exons aagaagaggaagcaggccAGCAGGGATGCAGACTCTCTCAGCCTCTGCAGTCTTGACATCAAC gaGCCCGGCACCAAGCGCAGTAAGCTGGTGTCCAGGGTGACGTCGCTGGCCAACCTGCTGCCGCCCGTCAAGGCCGCGCCGCTGAAGAGGATCGGCCAGACGCTGCAG cgcTCCATCAGTTTCCGTAATGAGagtcagatggagagagaggctcctcctcctgcctcctcctcctcctcctcctcttccagaaTGAAGAGGCGCGTTATCTCGGCAACTCTCTCCAACCCGTCCTCCTCCATGACTGCGGCGCGGGTTGCCACGGCGACGGCCCCGGCCTCCAAGCGGCGCGACAGCAAGCTCTGGAGCGAGACGTTCGACGTCCGACTGGGAGCGACTCAGCCTCTGAGCCCCAAAGAGATAAAACGACAAGAG GCTATATTTGAGTTGGCTCAGGGCGAGCAGGACCTGGTGGAGGACCTCAGGTTGgccaaaaag gcCTACCATGACCCGATGCtgaagctgtcaatcatgacGGAGCAGGAGCTGAACCAGATCTTTGGCACTCTGGACTCGCTGATACCCCTGCATGAAG ACCTGCTGAGTCACCTGCGGGACGCCAGGAAACCCGACGGCTCCACGGAACACGTGGGACGCATCCTGACCGACTGG CTCCCCTGTCTCTCCTGCTACACCTCGTACTGCAGCAACCAGGTGAAGGCCAAGGCCCTGCTGGACCAGAAGAAGCAGGATCGGCGGGTGCAGGACTTCCTGCAGCGCTGCCTCCAGTCGCCCTTCAGCAGGAAGTTGGACCTGTGGAACTTCTTGGACATCCCCCGCAGCCGGCTGGTGAAATacccgctgctgctgcgggAGATCCTGAAGCACACGGCCAGCGAGCACCCGGACCGGCAGCACCTGGACCAGGCG ATGCTGATGGTTCAGAGCGTGGTGGCGGACATCAACAGGCGGACGGGAGAGTCCGAGTGTCAGTACTACAAAGACCGCCTGCTGTACTCGGAGGACGGACAGAGGGACGAGCTCATCGCCCGGTCCAGGACCCTCAGCTGCCACGGAGAACTGAAGAACAACAGAGGCCTC GACGTCCTCGTCATCACCAGGTCCGCTTCGCTGAACGACCAGCCGGTCGGCTACCAGCTGTGCCGCCGGCCGATCCCCATCCGGCAGCTGGACCTGGAGGACCTATCGGACGGAGAGATGAGAGTGGGCGGGTCCATACGAGGGGCCTTCAGCAACAACGAGCGCA CGAAGAACTTTTTCCGTGTTTCGGACCGGACGGGCGGCGCCCTGCAGAGCCACTGCTTCCAGGCCAGCGACGCCTTCAACAAGCAGCAGTGGATCAACTGCATCAGACAGGCCAAAGAGGCCGCGGCGCTGACCGCGGACCAGCCCCCGCAGACGGGACGACGTCCGGAGACGGGCCCGGGGGGACGGCTCGGGCCGCTCGGCGAGATGGGCCCGAGCTTGTGCGCCGTTCTTGGGCTTGAGGGCGAAACGGGGACGCGGGGGGAGACGGAAACAGGGCCGGGTCCTAAAGGAGAGGCCGGAGACGAGGACCTCggctcggggagggggggagacgccGGAGTGAGCTCGGCGGGTAGGGAGACGGGTTTGGGCGCGCCGATGGAGGGTGAGACGGGGCTGGCGCTCCGTAAGACGGACGGAGGAGGGGGCGCTCTCGGCGGAGCCGCCCACGACGATcccgcctcccctctctcctccgcctccccctgTGCAGAGGAGCAAAAGAGGCAGCTGACGGAGGAGGGGCGGAGCGGCACCGACGAGGTTGTCATGGATACGAGCGAGGTCGTGGACGCCAGGTGCTGA